In a single window of the Dehalococcoidales bacterium genome:
- a CDS encoding adenosylhomocysteinase: MSKNYDVKDPALAGAGKQRIAWAAREMPVVRLIGERFSREKPFKSVRISACLHVTTETANLALALKEGGADVVLCASNPLSTQDDVAAALVEYGVPTNAIKGEDDTTYYNHISTALDNKPHLTVDDGADLVTTLHTKRSDLIKDVIGGTEETTTGVIRLRSLEKAGKLAYPLIAVNDAQTKYLFDNRYGTGQSTIDGITRATNVLWAGKKVVVCGYGWCGRGIALRAKGLGSRVLVTEVEPVRALEAAMDGFQVMPLPDAAREGDIFITVAGNKSVIDKEHL; encoded by the coding sequence TTGAGTAAAAACTATGATGTCAAAGACCCGGCCCTGGCCGGGGCCGGTAAACAGCGGATCGCGTGGGCAGCCCGTGAGATGCCGGTGGTCAGGCTCATCGGGGAAAGATTTTCCCGGGAGAAGCCTTTTAAAAGCGTGCGCATCTCGGCCTGCCTCCACGTTACCACCGAGACCGCCAACCTGGCCCTGGCATTGAAGGAAGGAGGGGCCGATGTTGTCCTGTGCGCTTCCAATCCCCTGAGCACCCAGGATGATGTCGCCGCGGCTCTGGTGGAATACGGTGTTCCTACCAATGCCATCAAGGGAGAGGATGATACAACCTACTATAATCATATCAGTACCGCCCTGGATAACAAGCCCCACCTGACGGTGGACGATGGCGCCGACCTGGTGACTACCCTTCATACCAAACGGAGCGATTTGATTAAGGACGTTATCGGCGGTACCGAGGAAACCACCACCGGCGTTATCCGGCTGCGGAGCCTGGAGAAAGCGGGGAAGCTGGCCTATCCCTTAATTGCCGTCAATGATGCCCAGACGAAGTACCTCTTCGATAACCGCTATGGTACCGGGCAGAGTACCATTGACGGTATCACCCGGGCGACCAATGTCCTCTGGGCCGGGAAGAAGGTGGTGGTCTGCGGCTATGGCTGGTGCGGGCGCGGCATCGCCCTGAGGGCCAAGGGCCTGGGCTCGCGGGTGCTGGTGACCGAGGTGGAGCCGGTGCGCGCTCTGGAAGCGGCCATGGACGGTTTTCAGGTGATGCCGCTGCCGGATGCGGCACGGGAGGGGGATATCTTTATAACCGTCGCCGGTAACAAGAGCGTTATCGATAAGGAGCACCTT
- a CDS encoding PHP domain-containing protein, producing MRIDLHIHTSTGSDGILSVEEVFREARERNINFMSITDHDSVDCQERAISLAAEYGIDYISGVELNVTFQYNGGIKGDKSHHGEPKSVSLDFLGYQYDIDNQELRQKLELLRKHRRTRAHRILEKLNTEFARENIEPFTGEDIKKIEDSVDGAFGRPHIAGYLVEKGIVSSIQEAFDKYLVRCNVPKLPLSLAEASSLVRNAGGKLVLAHPNDPNRTSLVSLTSDLSRQARIIEESVLEYIDGIECWHSRNDAGTTASYIELARKHGLLMTGGSDCHQRPLLMGTLDIPDYVAAQFRR from the coding sequence ATGAGAATAGACCTGCACATCCATACCAGCACCGGTTCGGACGGCATCCTCTCCGTGGAGGAGGTCTTCCGCGAAGCCAGAGAGAGAAATATCAATTTTATGTCGATAACTGACCATGATTCTGTCGATTGCCAGGAAAGGGCCATCTCTCTGGCGGCGGAATACGGAATTGATTATATCAGCGGCGTTGAATTAAACGTGACCTTCCAGTACAATGGCGGCATTAAAGGTGACAAGAGTCACCACGGCGAGCCGAAGTCCGTTTCCCTGGACTTCCTAGGCTACCAGTATGACATTGATAATCAGGAGCTACGCCAGAAGCTGGAATTGCTCAGGAAACACAGGCGGACAAGGGCCCATCGGATCCTGGAGAAGCTGAATACCGAGTTCGCCAGGGAAAATATCGAGCCGTTTACCGGAGAAGATATTAAAAAGATAGAGGATAGCGTTGACGGCGCCTTCGGGCGTCCTCATATCGCCGGATACCTGGTCGAAAAAGGGATTGTCAGCAGTATCCAGGAAGCCTTTGACAAGTATCTGGTCAGGTGCAATGTGCCCAAATTGCCCCTGTCACTGGCAGAGGCTTCGAGCCTGGTCAGGAACGCCGGGGGCAAGCTGGTACTGGCCCACCCCAATGACCCCAACAGGACATCGCTGGTGAGCCTAACCTCTGATTTAAGCCGGCAGGCGAGAATTATTGAGGAATCTGTGCTAGAATACATCGACGGTATTGAATGCTGGCATTCCAGAAATGATGCCGGCACCACTGCCAGCTATATTGAGCTTGCCCGCAAGCACGGCCTGCTCATGACCGGAGGCAGCGATTGCCATCAGAGACCGCTCCTGATGGGGACGCTGGATATACCTGACTACGTGGCGGCACAATTTAGAAGATAA
- a CDS encoding ATP-binding protein, whose protein sequence is MREPFVKFVENKLGSGFVLIACGLPGTWKTETTEEVARIKGYPLLRSDLIRLEVLKNEDIFDEKVAANMDKRTMVYDEMFRRADEALGESNGVVLDATFITQALRKRAAEIAGKHNLTFVILQTDCPQEVSIARILRRSKEEYESNALTEQAYLNNKERFEAVDLEDLKSRYPELNVLHLTVDTSHDAPEDWYLTGMAKR, encoded by the coding sequence TTGAGAGAACCGTTTGTGAAATTTGTGGAGAATAAGCTGGGCAGCGGTTTTGTGCTGATTGCCTGCGGGCTGCCCGGCACCTGGAAAACGGAGACGACGGAGGAAGTGGCCCGGATCAAGGGCTATCCGCTGCTGCGCAGCGACCTTATCCGGCTGGAAGTGCTTAAAAACGAGGATATATTCGATGAAAAAGTGGCCGCGAACATGGACAAGCGGACAATGGTCTATGATGAGATGTTCCGGCGGGCGGACGAGGCGCTGGGCGAAAGCAATGGAGTGGTACTCGATGCTACTTTCATCACCCAGGCATTAAGGAAGCGGGCCGCTGAAATCGCCGGCAAGCATAACCTGACGTTTGTTATTCTCCAGACCGACTGCCCGCAGGAGGTATCCATCGCCCGGATATTGAGACGGAGCAAAGAGGAATACGAATCGAACGCGCTTACGGAGCAGGCTTACCTGAACAATAAAGAGAGGTTTGAGGCAGTAGACCTGGAGGACCTGAAGAGCCGTTACCCGGAGCTTAATGTCCTGCACCTGACCGTAGATACCAGCCATGATGCGCCTGAAGACTGGTATCTCACCGGAATGGCGAAGAGATAG